Proteins encoded within one genomic window of Nonomuraea gerenzanensis:
- a CDS encoding MarR family winged helix-turn-helix transcriptional regulator — protein sequence MEPVTEATDLLALDRQVCFALSIASRSVIALYRPLLQPMGLTHPQYLAMLALWEREPLSVKELGELLQLDPGTMSPLLKRLEALGYLRRERSSRDERALAVTLTPEGRALRAQAEKIPPAIVARLGMGLDELQRLHESLTRVIAAARQDGDPAD from the coding sequence ATGGAGCCTGTGACAGAGGCAACAGATCTGCTGGCGCTGGACCGGCAGGTGTGCTTCGCCCTCAGCATCGCCTCGCGCAGCGTGATCGCGCTCTACCGGCCGCTGCTGCAGCCGATGGGCCTGACGCATCCGCAATACCTGGCGATGCTGGCGCTGTGGGAGCGGGAGCCGCTGTCGGTCAAGGAGCTGGGGGAGCTGCTCCAGCTCGACCCCGGCACCATGTCGCCCCTGCTCAAGCGGCTTGAGGCGCTCGGCTACCTCCGGCGCGAGCGCAGCAGCAGGGACGAGCGCGCGCTGGCCGTGACCCTCACCCCGGAGGGACGCGCGCTGCGGGCGCAGGCGGAGAAGATCCCGCCCGCCATCGTGGCGCGGCTCGGCATGGGCCTCGACGAGCTGCAACGCCTGCACGAGTCGCTGACGCGGGTGATCGCGGCCGCCCGCCAGGACGGCGATCCCGCGGACTGA